One segment of Niabella beijingensis DNA contains the following:
- a CDS encoding AraC family transcriptional regulator, which yields MNAFNSENVQKKMEGFAGQLTCILPQAKVKFCAQHIFCKNLYITDIGYYPNAAHHERERPRGCAQYILIHCVKGRGWFSIEQKRYEVNPNEFFIIPAGAAHHYGAHEKDPWSIYWLHFSGADADFYSRLLTKTQGKAPVSAVVSTSRQLIFYDIIQHLELMNNTDNIIYSCSSVHAYLSSFQNTQIKLSANENDIIQQCITFMKQNLDKPLRLDEISTEVGLSSSHLSSLFKKQVKSSPIHLFTSLKIQKACQMLMDNAHNIKTISYSLGYEDQYHFSRVFKKIMGISPKHFKNK from the coding sequence ATGAATGCATTCAATTCAGAAAACGTCCAGAAAAAGATGGAAGGCTTTGCAGGCCAGTTGACCTGTATCCTGCCGCAGGCCAAAGTAAAATTCTGTGCCCAGCATATTTTTTGCAAAAATCTTTACATTACCGATATCGGTTATTATCCCAATGCCGCACATCATGAGCGCGAACGTCCCAGGGGCTGCGCCCAGTATATCCTGATCCATTGTGTAAAAGGAAGAGGCTGGTTTTCTATAGAGCAAAAGCGGTACGAAGTAAACCCTAATGAATTTTTTATCATTCCTGCCGGTGCTGCACATCATTATGGTGCGCATGAAAAGGATCCCTGGAGCATTTACTGGCTTCATTTTTCAGGGGCCGATGCCGATTTTTATTCCCGGCTGCTTACCAAAACCCAGGGAAAAGCACCGGTAAGTGCGGTGGTCAGCACTTCCCGTCAGCTTATATTCTATGATATCATCCAGCACCTGGAGCTTATGAACAATACAGATAATATTATTTACAGCTGCAGTTCGGTACATGCCTACCTCTCGTCCTTCCAGAACACCCAGATAAAATTGTCTGCCAACGAAAATGACATCATTCAGCAGTGCATCACTTTTATGAAACAGAACCTGGACAAACCGCTGCGCCTGGATGAGATCAGCACCGAAGTAGGCCTCTCGTCCTCCCATCTCTCCTCCCTGTTTAAAAAACAGGTAAAATCAAGTCCGATCCATTTATTTACTTCCCTTAAAATACAGAAGGCCTGCCAGATGCTGATGGACAACGCGCATAACATTAAAACGATCTCGTACAGCCTGGGCTACGAGGATCAGTATCATTTTTCCCGGGTCTTCAAAAAGATCATGGGGATCTCACCCAAGCACTTTAAGAATAAATAG